Proteins encoded within one genomic window of Brockia lithotrophica:
- a CDS encoding NAD+ synthase, which yields MGQLRIGIAQINVTVGELAGNAEKITGYAEQAWRMGADLIVFPELALTGYPPEDLVFRSAFVEANLRWLKWVAERIPPKLTALVGFVDREGDLYNAAAVIRNGSVRAVARKRFLPNYGVFDEKRYFSPGDRVLVVRLAGITMGVTICEDLWAPVGPYREQVRNGGAEVILNLSASPFHAGKSAIRESMLRTRASDYGVAIVFANLVGGQDELIFDGRSLVIDAGGEVVARGKAFEEDLVLCYLDFGEAFPRRLHEPRWRHVPPGAEQASSLWTVNLDGEGESVAEAEDPGFGVRLSEAGGAARGKSPLDRREVPVLEGEAEVYAALVLSVRDYARKNGFSQAVLGLSGGIDSSLVAAIAADALGPEQVIGVRMPSPFTSEASMRDAEELAAHLGIRLLTIPIGEIFDAYRRTLAPTFDNSAFVSLSGDVAEENLQARIRGSLLMALSNKFGWLVLATGNKSELAVGYVTLYGDMAGGFCPLKDVPKTFVYRLAEYRNRREGRPVIPLSVLRKAPSAELRPGQKDEDELPPYPVLDAVLELYMEQDLPVSAVVTREYPEAIVQQVAERVRRSEYKRHQGAPGPKLTPRAFGRDRRYPITNHFRER from the coding sequence GTGGGACAGCTGCGCATCGGCATCGCCCAGATTAACGTCACCGTCGGGGAACTCGCCGGAAACGCCGAAAAGATCACGGGTTATGCGGAGCAGGCGTGGAGGATGGGGGCTGACCTGATCGTCTTTCCTGAACTTGCCCTGACGGGTTATCCTCCGGAAGATCTTGTCTTTCGCAGCGCCTTTGTCGAGGCCAACTTGCGGTGGCTGAAGTGGGTGGCCGAGCGGATTCCGCCGAAGCTGACGGCACTGGTGGGATTTGTCGATCGAGAAGGCGACCTTTACAACGCTGCCGCCGTGATCCGTAACGGGTCCGTGCGGGCGGTGGCACGGAAACGTTTTCTCCCGAATTACGGGGTATTTGATGAAAAGCGGTATTTCAGCCCTGGAGACCGGGTTCTGGTGGTTCGATTGGCAGGCATCACCATGGGCGTCACGATATGCGAGGATCTGTGGGCCCCGGTCGGGCCTTACCGCGAGCAGGTGAGGAATGGCGGCGCCGAGGTGATTTTGAATCTTTCAGCCTCTCCCTTTCATGCCGGCAAGTCCGCGATTCGGGAAAGCATGCTGCGTACCCGAGCCAGCGACTATGGCGTGGCTATCGTTTTTGCCAATCTGGTCGGGGGTCAGGACGAGCTGATCTTTGACGGTCGTAGCCTCGTGATCGATGCGGGCGGAGAGGTGGTGGCCCGTGGAAAAGCTTTCGAAGAAGATCTGGTGTTGTGTTATCTGGACTTCGGAGAAGCCTTCCCGAGGCGTTTGCACGAACCCCGCTGGCGTCACGTGCCGCCCGGCGCAGAGCAGGCAAGTTCGCTTTGGACGGTAAACCTCGATGGCGAAGGGGAAAGCGTTGCAGAAGCGGAAGATCCGGGATTCGGCGTCCGCCTCTCGGAGGCCGGAGGCGCTGCTCGAGGGAAGTCCCCGCTTGATCGACGGGAGGTTCCGGTGCTGGAAGGGGAGGCCGAGGTCTATGCTGCCCTCGTCCTGTCGGTGAGGGATTATGCGCGCAAGAACGGATTTTCTCAGGCAGTGCTGGGCTTAAGCGGCGGGATTGACTCTTCTTTGGTGGCGGCGATCGCCGCTGACGCTTTGGGCCCCGAGCAGGTGATCGGGGTTCGGATGCCTTCGCCTTTCACCTCTGAGGCCAGCATGCGCGATGCGGAGGAACTGGCAGCCCACTTGGGGATTCGTCTGCTCACTATACCCATTGGGGAAATTTTTGACGCCTATCGCCGCACCCTCGCGCCCACCTTCGACAATTCCGCTTTTGTCTCGCTTTCGGGCGACGTGGCGGAAGAAAATCTGCAGGCTCGCATCCGGGGGAGCCTGCTGATGGCTTTGTCCAACAAGTTCGGCTGGCTGGTTCTGGCGACCGGCAACAAAAGTGAATTGGCGGTGGGCTACGTGACGCTTTACGGGGACATGGCGGGTGGCTTTTGTCCACTCAAGGACGTTCCCAAAACCTTTGTCTATCGCCTGGCGGAGTACCGGAACCGCCGGGAGGGTCGGCCGGTGATCCCGTTGTCGGTGCTGAGAAAGGCTCCTTCTGCCGAGCTGCGCCCCGGGCAGAAGGACGAAGACGAGTTGCCGCCTTACCCCGTCTTGGATGCTGTTTTGGAGCTCTACATGGAACAAGATCTACCCGTATCGGCCGTTGTCACCCGCGAATATCCGGAAGCAATCGTTCAACAGGTCGCCGAACGGGTGCGTCGTAGCGAATACAAACGCCACCAGGGGGCGCCTGGTCCGAAACTGACACCACGCGCTTTTGGGCGTGACAGACGTTATCCCATTACCAATCATTTCCGTGAGCGTTGA
- the purL gene encoding phosphoribosylformylglycinamidine synthase subunit PurL — MSTSLPLWAVLGLRQEEYLKICEDLGSEPSETVLRMYAVMWSEHCAYKHSKPVLRRLPTKGPQVLQGPGENAGVVDLGDGLALVFKIESHNHPSAIEPFQGAATAVGGILRDVIAMGARPVALLDSLRFGWPDDARQRYLLSGVVAGIGHYGNSMGIPTVGGEVYFDPAYSGNCLVNSMCVGLARREEIQRAIAQGPGNLILVVGARTGRDGIGGAAFASQELSEASEADRPAVQVGDPFMGKLLMEAIHELYKVGGVVGVQDCGAGGLTSACVEMANRGGVGMEIDVLQVPRREEGMLPWEVMLSESQERMVVCLERGREAEAIRIFRKWGLEAAVIGVVTDDGVFRVKEGARVVAEVPVRSLADGAPEYMPDAREPDYLRLLRAFDFACLPEPEDYGDVLRKLLASPNIASRQWVYSQYDHHVRLGTVVGPGGDAALLRLPGTKKGVAVKIDGNGRYCYLNPRRGAAIAVAEAARNVVCVGAKPQAITNNLNFGSPEKPEVYWQFVEAVEGMAEACRALGTPVTGGNVSFYNEFEGRPIYPTPTIGMVGVSPDVERHVQPGFKRPGDVIVLLGQPEGAHLGGSEYCWVIHGVVAGDAPELDLDLERRLQECVFAAIHQGIVTAAHDVTEGGLAVALAEMCIQASPEAGGCRVTVPLGPGRADGQLFGETQSRVLVTVGREDVERLQKLALEHDVPIRLLGEVTADGRFRLAVLQPSPEEGAALRRSLIDLPVESLRREWQEGLERWLVSGT, encoded by the coding sequence ATGTCGACTAGCCTCCCGCTATGGGCCGTTTTAGGGTTGAGGCAGGAGGAATACCTCAAAATTTGCGAGGACCTCGGAAGCGAGCCGAGCGAAACGGTACTGCGGATGTACGCGGTCATGTGGTCCGAGCATTGCGCGTACAAACACTCAAAACCGGTTCTTCGTCGCTTGCCTACGAAAGGTCCTCAAGTTCTACAGGGTCCCGGGGAGAACGCAGGGGTTGTGGATTTAGGAGATGGTTTGGCGCTTGTTTTCAAGATAGAGTCCCACAACCATCCATCCGCGATTGAACCTTTTCAAGGTGCTGCCACCGCCGTAGGCGGTATCTTGAGGGATGTGATTGCCATGGGTGCACGGCCGGTCGCTCTTTTGGACTCTTTGCGTTTTGGGTGGCCCGACGACGCTCGGCAGCGGTATCTGTTGTCAGGTGTCGTAGCGGGAATTGGGCACTATGGTAACAGCATGGGCATTCCCACCGTGGGGGGGGAGGTGTACTTTGACCCCGCGTACAGCGGCAATTGTCTGGTCAACAGCATGTGTGTGGGACTGGCCCGACGGGAGGAGATCCAGCGCGCTATCGCTCAAGGGCCCGGCAACCTTATTCTGGTGGTGGGGGCCCGCACGGGCCGGGACGGCATCGGGGGGGCTGCGTTCGCGTCCCAAGAGCTTTCTGAGGCATCGGAAGCGGACCGACCGGCCGTTCAGGTAGGCGATCCTTTCATGGGGAAACTTTTAATGGAGGCCATTCATGAGCTTTACAAAGTGGGGGGTGTCGTGGGGGTACAGGATTGCGGTGCCGGCGGTCTCACTTCGGCCTGCGTGGAAATGGCCAATCGGGGCGGTGTAGGTATGGAAATCGATGTCCTTCAAGTGCCGCGCAGGGAAGAGGGAATGCTGCCGTGGGAGGTCATGCTGTCAGAATCCCAAGAACGCATGGTGGTCTGCCTGGAGCGGGGCCGTGAAGCGGAGGCAATCCGCATCTTTCGCAAGTGGGGGCTCGAGGCGGCGGTGATCGGCGTGGTTACGGATGACGGCGTTTTTCGGGTCAAGGAAGGTGCTCGGGTCGTGGCGGAAGTTCCAGTTCGGTCCTTGGCTGACGGCGCGCCGGAGTATATGCCGGATGCTCGGGAACCGGACTATCTTCGGCTGCTTCGGGCGTTTGACTTTGCCTGCCTTCCCGAGCCTGAGGACTACGGAGATGTGTTGCGCAAGCTACTCGCTTCGCCCAACATCGCCAGCCGCCAATGGGTGTACTCGCAGTATGATCACCATGTCCGTCTGGGAACCGTGGTAGGCCCGGGGGGAGACGCGGCGCTATTGCGATTGCCGGGGACGAAAAAGGGCGTCGCGGTGAAAATTGACGGCAATGGCCGGTACTGCTACTTGAATCCGCGTCGAGGAGCGGCGATCGCGGTGGCGGAAGCGGCCCGCAACGTGGTCTGTGTCGGCGCAAAACCGCAGGCCATTACCAATAACCTCAATTTTGGCAGTCCGGAGAAGCCGGAAGTGTACTGGCAGTTTGTGGAGGCCGTGGAAGGGATGGCGGAGGCGTGTCGGGCTCTCGGCACGCCCGTGACCGGCGGCAACGTGTCCTTCTACAACGAGTTCGAGGGCCGGCCGATCTATCCCACGCCCACCATCGGCATGGTCGGCGTTTCTCCCGATGTCGAGCGCCATGTCCAGCCGGGATTCAAACGCCCGGGGGACGTGATTGTCCTCCTCGGCCAGCCGGAAGGTGCGCATCTCGGCGGAAGCGAGTATTGTTGGGTGATTCACGGGGTGGTGGCGGGGGATGCCCCTGAGCTCGATCTGGATTTGGAGCGCAGGCTTCAAGAATGCGTGTTCGCCGCCATCCATCAGGGGATTGTCACCGCCGCCCACGATGTGACCGAGGGAGGGCTGGCCGTGGCGCTCGCGGAAATGTGCATCCAGGCCTCGCCGGAAGCGGGGGGATGCCGCGTGACCGTGCCCCTCGGGCCGGGACGGGCGGACGGCCAGCTTTTTGGGGAAACGCAGTCTCGGGTTTTGGTCACGGTTGGACGAGAGGATGTGGAGCGGTTGCAAAAACTGGCGCTCGAGCACGATGTCCCGATCCGCTTGTTGGGGGAAGTCACGGCCGACGGCCGGTTCCGTCTGGCCGTCCTGCAGCCGTCGCCGGAAGAGGGGGCGGCACTCCGGCGGTCGCTTATCGATCTTCCCGTTGAGTCGCTTCGACGGGAATGGCAGGAGGGGTTGGAACGATGGTTGGTTTCCGGCACTTAA
- the purQ gene encoding phosphoribosylformylglycinamidine synthase subunit PurQ — MAKFGILVFPGTNCEIDVLRVLRYLLHQDAELVWHTEQDLERYDAVILPGGFSYGDYLRAGAIARWAPVIEAVYDIAEKGRLVLGICNGFQILTEAGLLPGALQRNRHLRYVCGWTHVRVERIDTPFTSAYREGQVLRIPISHGEGNFYADPDTLAEIEKWGQVVLRYANPDGQLTETANPNGSLHHIAGIMNKAGNVMGLMPHPERACEAILGSEDGCGIFASMIHYLTRGRVFHVD; from the coding sequence TTGGCCAAATTTGGCATTTTGGTCTTTCCAGGAACGAATTGCGAGATCGACGTTTTGCGGGTACTACGCTATCTTTTGCATCAAGACGCGGAATTGGTGTGGCATACAGAGCAAGATCTGGAGCGTTACGATGCCGTGATTTTGCCCGGGGGCTTTTCATATGGGGATTACTTGAGAGCTGGAGCGATAGCGCGGTGGGCACCGGTGATCGAGGCGGTTTATGATATCGCGGAAAAAGGGCGTCTCGTTTTGGGGATTTGTAACGGTTTTCAGATTCTGACCGAGGCCGGTTTGCTTCCCGGGGCGCTGCAGCGAAACCGCCACCTTCGCTACGTTTGCGGATGGACCCACGTTCGGGTGGAGCGCATCGACACCCCGTTTACCTCCGCCTACCGGGAGGGACAGGTGCTCCGGATCCCGATTTCCCATGGTGAGGGGAATTTCTATGCCGATCCCGACACGCTGGCCGAGATCGAAAAATGGGGACAAGTGGTGTTGCGTTACGCGAACCCTGACGGTCAGCTTACCGAAACGGCCAATCCCAACGGCTCCTTGCATCACATTGCCGGCATCATGAATAAAGCCGGCAATGTGATGGGGCTTATGCCCCATCCAGAACGGGCCTGTGAGGCCATTCTCGGGTCGGAAGATGGATGTGGGATTTTTGCGTCGATGATTCATTACCTGACCAGGGGGAGGGTGTTCCATGTCGACTAG
- the purS gene encoding phosphoribosylformylglycinamidine synthase subunit PurS: protein MRFKAEVRVTLRRDVLDPQGSAVEGALRAMGYDGVKRVRMGKWIELWLEAPSPADAQSQAEEMARRLLANPVLETYQVTLKEAGDDR, encoded by the coding sequence ATGCGATTTAAGGCAGAGGTTCGAGTGACCTTGCGGCGCGACGTTTTGGATCCGCAAGGGTCGGCGGTGGAGGGAGCGTTGCGCGCGATGGGCTACGACGGCGTCAAACGCGTTCGGATGGGCAAGTGGATCGAGCTTTGGTTGGAGGCGCCGTCGCCCGCGGACGCCCAGTCCCAGGCAGAAGAGATGGCCCGGCGCCTTTTGGCCAACCCGGTGCTGGAAACATACCAGGTGACACTCAAGGAAGCAGGAGATGATCGGTGA
- the guaA gene encoding glutamine-hydrolyzing GMP synthase, which yields MVKTESTTETERIVVLDFGGQYSQLIARRIRELGAYCEIWPYTTPPDRVRTPSVRGLILSGGPSSVYDSDAPRCHPEIFELDVPILGICYGMQLMVQELGGQVERADLGEYGKALLEILEPDSPLLKGLQRRTQVWMSHVDSVKKLPPGFRVLASTEVTPIAVIGDDARRRYGVQFHPEVVHTLEGDRLLENFLYRVVGMRGDWKPQNFVAAQVESIRREIGAGRALCALSGGVDSAVAAALVYRAIGDRLTCLFVDHGFLRKGEREEVVHTFQKRLGVPLVLVNAADRFLRAIQGVVDPEEKRRRIGHEFIRVFEEEARRLGPFEFLVQGTIYPDVVESGATPGAPTAVIKTHHNVGGLPPDLRFRLVEPLRSLFKDEVRAVGRELGLSEAIVTRHPFPGPGLAIRVLGEVTEEKLAILREADAIFLEEIRKAGLYEVIWQAFAVLVNSRSVAVMGDERRYGYIIALRAVTSEDGMTADYFRFSWDFLERVGHRITREVPNVSRVVYDITSKPPATIEWE from the coding sequence TTGGTTAAGACCGAATCGACTACCGAAACCGAGCGCATTGTGGTTTTGGATTTTGGCGGCCAATACAGCCAATTGATAGCCCGGCGAATTCGGGAACTTGGCGCCTATTGCGAAATTTGGCCGTATACCACCCCTCCGGACCGTGTTCGAACGCCTTCGGTGCGCGGGCTTATCTTGTCTGGGGGACCCTCTTCGGTGTATGATTCGGATGCCCCTCGTTGCCATCCCGAGATTTTTGAGTTGGACGTTCCGATTCTGGGCATTTGTTACGGGATGCAGCTGATGGTGCAAGAATTGGGAGGACAAGTGGAGCGGGCCGACCTCGGGGAGTACGGAAAAGCACTACTGGAGATCCTTGAACCGGACTCACCACTGCTTAAGGGGTTGCAGCGCCGGACACAGGTTTGGATGAGCCATGTCGATTCGGTCAAGAAGCTGCCCCCCGGATTCCGGGTGTTGGCTTCCACCGAAGTTACGCCCATCGCCGTGATCGGAGACGACGCCCGGCGCCGGTACGGCGTGCAGTTTCACCCTGAGGTCGTGCATACGTTGGAAGGGGACCGCCTCTTAGAGAATTTTCTTTACCGCGTGGTCGGCATGCGGGGGGATTGGAAGCCGCAGAATTTTGTGGCCGCGCAGGTGGAATCGATTCGACGGGAGATCGGCGCTGGCCGAGCGCTGTGTGCGTTGTCGGGGGGCGTCGATTCCGCGGTGGCTGCGGCCCTCGTTTACCGGGCGATCGGGGATCGCCTGACTTGCCTCTTTGTTGATCACGGTTTTCTTCGTAAGGGTGAAAGGGAGGAGGTGGTGCACACCTTTCAGAAACGCCTGGGCGTCCCGCTGGTGCTCGTGAATGCGGCCGACCGTTTTTTGCGGGCGATCCAGGGGGTGGTGGACCCCGAGGAGAAACGGCGGCGCATTGGCCACGAGTTTATTCGGGTGTTTGAAGAGGAAGCTCGGCGATTGGGCCCATTCGAATTCCTGGTTCAGGGGACCATCTACCCGGATGTCGTGGAATCAGGGGCCACGCCCGGCGCTCCGACAGCCGTCATCAAGACTCATCACAATGTGGGAGGTCTCCCGCCGGATTTGCGATTCCGCCTGGTGGAGCCGTTGCGCTCTCTCTTCAAGGATGAGGTGCGGGCGGTGGGAAGAGAGCTGGGTCTTTCCGAAGCCATCGTGACCCGACACCCATTCCCGGGACCGGGTTTGGCCATCCGGGTGCTGGGCGAAGTGACCGAGGAAAAACTGGCCATTCTGAGGGAAGCCGATGCGATTTTTCTTGAGGAGATCCGTAAGGCTGGCCTCTACGAGGTCATCTGGCAGGCTTTTGCGGTGTTGGTCAATTCCCGGAGTGTGGCCGTCATGGGCGACGAGCGGCGGTACGGGTATATCATCGCGCTTCGGGCGGTCACGAGCGAAGATGGCATGACAGCCGATTATTTCCGTTTTTCGTGGGATTTTTTGGAGCGGGTTGGGCATCGCATCACGCGCGAGGTGCCGAATGTCAGCCGCGTGGTCTACGACATTACTTCCAAGCCTCCGGCCACGATCGAGTGGGAGTAG
- the glmS gene encoding glutamine--fructose-6-phosphate transaminase (isomerizing): MCGIVGYVGAKQAAPILIHGLRALEYRGYDSAGIAVYGNGVVQVLKRKGRIDHLEALVGERPLQGTLGIGHTRWATHGQPSDENAHPHTDCTGDHVVVHNGIIENYAELRDELKAQGHRFKSETDTEVVAHLIESLYDGDLVNTVRRVAARLEGAYALVVISRQEPDKIVAVKRASPLIIGLGEGENFLASDIPALLPYTRRVIPLEEEEMAVLTSDGVKLIRLDGTLVTRAPMWVKWDPIQAERGGYRHFMLKEIHEQPRAVRDTLSGRINRRGDDVLLDEVHLDPKWVQDLRGVYLVACGTAYHAGLIGGRLIERLAGIPVWNEVASEFRSRDPLIDKRTLFVVISQSGETADTLSALREARRRGARILAITNVVGSSVAREADDVVYTWAGPEIAVASTKAYTTQVVALALLAIRLAKITGHTGEQELRDLLEEMRFLPKALEEVMELEEEVRAIGERARTWHDAFFIGRGLDYFSALEGQLKMKEISYIHAEAYPAGELKHGTLALIESGTPVIALMTQPDQRKKMISNIEEVRARGADVLLIARQDLAGADRHAQTTLMLPAVHPLLMPVVTVVPLQLLAYYAAVTRGADVDKPRNLAKSVTVE; the protein is encoded by the coding sequence ATGTGCGGGATCGTCGGTTATGTGGGGGCAAAGCAAGCGGCCCCCATCTTGATCCACGGTTTGCGCGCCCTGGAGTACCGCGGCTATGATTCGGCTGGCATTGCCGTCTATGGCAACGGCGTCGTGCAGGTACTAAAGCGGAAGGGTCGGATCGATCATTTGGAGGCGCTCGTGGGCGAACGGCCTCTGCAGGGAACCCTCGGTATTGGCCATACCCGTTGGGCTACGCACGGGCAGCCGTCGGATGAGAATGCCCATCCTCACACGGACTGCACAGGGGATCACGTGGTGGTGCACAATGGGATAATCGAGAACTATGCCGAGCTGCGCGATGAACTGAAGGCCCAAGGACACCGCTTTAAGTCAGAGACAGACACAGAGGTGGTCGCCCATCTGATCGAATCCCTTTATGACGGCGATCTGGTAAACACGGTGCGCCGGGTTGCGGCCCGTCTGGAAGGGGCCTACGCCCTAGTAGTGATTAGCCGGCAAGAGCCGGACAAGATCGTGGCCGTCAAGCGAGCATCTCCCTTGATCATCGGCCTCGGCGAGGGAGAAAATTTTCTAGCTTCGGACATCCCGGCACTTTTGCCCTATACCCGTCGGGTCATTCCTCTGGAAGAAGAAGAAATGGCTGTGTTGACCAGCGATGGCGTCAAACTCATTCGCCTTGACGGCACATTGGTAACACGCGCGCCTATGTGGGTGAAATGGGATCCCATACAGGCTGAGCGAGGCGGGTACAGACATTTCATGCTCAAAGAGATCCATGAGCAGCCGCGGGCGGTGCGGGATACGCTCTCTGGCCGTATCAACCGGAGAGGCGACGACGTTTTGTTGGACGAGGTGCACCTGGACCCCAAATGGGTTCAGGACCTCCGCGGTGTGTATTTGGTAGCCTGCGGGACGGCTTATCACGCGGGCCTAATCGGAGGACGACTGATCGAGCGACTAGCCGGCATCCCGGTTTGGAACGAGGTGGCTTCGGAGTTCCGCAGCCGCGATCCCTTGATTGACAAACGCACGCTGTTTGTCGTCATCAGCCAGTCGGGCGAAACGGCAGACACTTTGTCCGCTTTAAGGGAGGCCCGACGGCGAGGGGCCCGCATTTTGGCTATCACCAATGTGGTGGGAAGTTCGGTGGCCCGTGAAGCCGACGATGTGGTTTACACGTGGGCCGGCCCTGAGATCGCCGTTGCTTCGACGAAGGCGTATACCACCCAGGTTGTGGCGTTGGCGCTTTTGGCGATCCGCTTGGCCAAGATTACGGGGCACACCGGCGAGCAGGAGTTACGCGACTTACTCGAGGAGATGCGCTTTCTTCCGAAGGCTTTAGAGGAGGTGATGGAGCTAGAGGAGGAAGTGCGCGCAATCGGGGAACGCGCGCGGACGTGGCACGACGCTTTTTTTATCGGTCGCGGGCTTGATTATTTCTCCGCTCTTGAAGGGCAGCTCAAGATGAAGGAAATTTCGTACATTCATGCAGAGGCCTATCCAGCTGGCGAACTGAAGCATGGCACATTGGCACTCATCGAATCGGGCACACCTGTGATTGCCCTAATGACGCAGCCTGATCAGAGGAAAAAAATGATCAGCAACATCGAAGAGGTGCGGGCCCGCGGCGCGGACGTGTTGCTCATCGCCCGTCAGGACCTAGCGGGCGCTGATCGTCACGCCCAAACGACGTTGATGTTGCCCGCGGTTCACCCGCTTTTAATGCCGGTAGTTACGGTGGTGCCTCTACAATTGTTGGCCTACTATGCGGCCGTGACCCGCGGTGCTGACGTGGACAAACCACGGAATTTGGCCAAGAGCGTCACGGTGGAGTGA
- a CDS encoding LL-diaminopimelate aminotransferase produces MPKVAQRIATVPPYLFAQIDKKKSELMSKGVDVISLGIGDPDLPTPDFVVERMQREVANSRWHQYPDYDGHLIFREAVADFYRRRFGVDLDPKQEVLTLIGSKEGLAHLIWAYVDPGDVVLIPDPAYPVYQIHTSLAGGTPYFLPLTRERNFLPDLSLVPEEVARRAKLIFLNYPNNPTGAVASLDFYEEVVAFCQRYDILLVSDNAYSETTFDGYVAPSVLQVPGAKDVAVEFWSFSKPFNMTGWRIAAAVGNADALYKGLGIIKTNTDSGQFTAIQMAAVEALTHPQSEAFIREMNAIYQHRRDLAVEGLRAIGFQVEPPKGTFYLWVPVPKGYTSISFANLLLTEAAVVVTPGVGYGQYGEGYVRISLSLKEERLKEALDRIRKVLKG; encoded by the coding sequence ATGCCAAAGGTTGCCCAGCGCATTGCGACCGTACCGCCCTATCTCTTTGCCCAAATCGACAAAAAGAAATCCGAACTGATGTCCAAGGGCGTCGACGTCATCTCTCTCGGCATCGGAGACCCGGACTTGCCCACGCCTGACTTTGTCGTGGAGCGCATGCAGCGGGAGGTGGCGAATTCCCGCTGGCACCAATATCCCGATTATGACGGGCATCTTATTTTCCGGGAGGCGGTTGCCGACTTTTACAGGCGGCGCTTCGGCGTCGACTTGGACCCGAAACAGGAAGTTCTGACCCTCATTGGTTCCAAAGAGGGTCTGGCTCATCTCATTTGGGCCTACGTCGATCCCGGCGATGTCGTCCTGATCCCGGACCCGGCCTACCCGGTTTATCAAATCCATACGTCCCTGGCGGGAGGGACTCCGTATTTCTTGCCGCTTACCCGGGAGCGGAACTTTCTGCCCGACCTTTCTCTCGTCCCGGAAGAGGTGGCGCGGCGTGCCAAGCTCATCTTTCTCAATTATCCAAACAACCCCACCGGGGCCGTGGCCAGCCTCGACTTCTATGAGGAGGTCGTGGCGTTTTGCCAGCGGTATGACATCCTCCTGGTTTCGGACAACGCCTACTCCGAGACGACGTTTGACGGCTACGTCGCCCCGTCGGTGCTGCAGGTGCCGGGGGCCAAGGACGTTGCCGTCGAGTTCTGGTCGTTCTCCAAGCCTTTCAACATGACGGGGTGGCGGATCGCCGCGGCGGTGGGGAACGCCGACGCCCTCTACAAGGGACTCGGCATTATCAAGACCAACACCGATTCGGGCCAGTTTACGGCCATTCAAATGGCTGCCGTTGAAGCGCTCACCCATCCCCAAAGCGAGGCGTTCATTCGGGAAATGAATGCCATCTATCAGCACCGCCGGGATCTGGCAGTGGAAGGGTTGCGCGCTATCGGCTTTCAGGTCGAGCCGCCCAAGGGAACATTCTACCTTTGGGTCCCGGTGCCAAAGGGATACACTAGCATCTCCTTTGCAAACCTGCTCTTGACTGAGGCAGCGGTGGTGGTAACACCGGGCGTGGGATACGGACAGTACGGAGAGGGCTATGTACGTATCAGCCTTAGTCTCAAAGAAGAACGGCTAAAGGAAGCGCTTGACCGAATCCGAAAGGTTTTGAAAGGCTAG